One Pyrus communis chromosome 13, drPyrComm1.1, whole genome shotgun sequence genomic window carries:
- the LOC137711930 gene encoding late embryogenesis abundant protein At1g64065-like, protein MAEKNQQVYPLAPANGYTRSDAESLESADELKRKKRIKLAIYIGIFIVFQIMVITAMSLTVMKVKTPKVRLGNINVQDLNSVPATPSFDTKFTTQIRVKNTNFGPYKYDASIVTFLYQGATVGQVSIPKSKAGMLSTKKINVEVSLSLSALSGTNLGSEMSNGVLTLNSAAKLTGKVELMFIMKKKKSSTMDCTMTFDLSSKTLKSLQCK, encoded by the coding sequence ATGGCCGAGAAGAACCAACAGGTTTATCCTTTGGCACCAGCAAATGGTTACACAAGAAGCGATGCAGAGTCTTTGGAATCGGCTGATGAGCTGAAACGCAAGAAGAGAATCAAATTGGCCATTTATATTGGTATTTTCATTGTGTTTCAGATCATGGTTATAACTGCGATGAGTCTCACTGTCATGAAAGTTAAAACCCCAAAGGTCCGGCTAGGCAACATCAACGTGCAAGACCTCAACTCCGTCCCAGCAACACCTTCATTTGACACTAAATTCACAACACAAATCAGAgtcaaaaacacaaattttgGTCCATACAAGTATGATGCAAGCATTGTCACGTTTTTGTACCAAGGCGCGACTGTCGGGCAAGTTTCTATTCCCAAGAGCAAGGCTGGAATGCTTTCCACCAAAAAAATCAATGTCGAGGTGAGCTTGAGTTTAAGTGCATTGAGTGGTACCAACCTTGGCAGTGAAATGAGCAACGGGGTGTTAACTCTCAATAGCGCAGCTAAGTTAACGGGAAAAGTTGAATTGATGTttataatgaagaagaagaagtcttCCACTATGGACTGCACCATGACATTTGATTTGTCATCGAAGACGCTCAAAAGTTTGCAATGCAAGTGA
- the LOC137712248 gene encoding late embryogenesis abundant protein At1g64065-like, whose amino-acid sequence MMGLAVMKVKILKEWLGNISVQDLNSIQATPSFDTKFKTQIRVKNTNFGPYKFDVGIVTFLYQSVTIGQVAIPKSKARMLSTKKIDVEVSLSSSALSSSNLGRELSSGVLTLNSRAKLTGKVELMFIMKKKKSSTMDCTIAFDLSSKTLKSLQCK is encoded by the coding sequence ATGATGGGTCTCGCTGTGATGAAAGTTAAGATCCTGAAGGAATGGCTAGGCAACATCAGTGTCCAAGACCTCAATTCTATCCAGGCGACACCTTCATTCGACACAAAATTCAAAACACAAATCAGAGTCAAGAACACAAATTTTGGTCCATACAAGTTTGATGTTGGCATTGTCACGTTTTTGTACCAAAGTGTGACTATCGGGCAAGTTGCTATTCCAAAGAGCAAGGCTAGGATGCTTTCTACCAAAAAAATTGATGTTGAAGTGAGCTTGAGTTCAAGTGCACTTAGCAGTTCCAATCTTGGCAGGGAATTGAGCAGCGGGGTGTTGACTCTCAACAGCAGGGCTAAGTTGACCGGAAAGGTTGAGCTGATGTttataatgaagaagaagaagtcttCCACCATGGATTGCACCATTGCATTTGATTTGTCTTCAAAGACGCTCAAAAGTTTGCAATGCAAGTGA